Proteins encoded by one window of Dermochelys coriacea isolate rDerCor1 chromosome 13, rDerCor1.pri.v4, whole genome shotgun sequence:
- the CCN5 gene encoding CCN family member 5, with translation MRSQLEKQLLFFSLLCILSKVCTQLCRTPCYCPWIPPRCPPGSPLVLDGCGCCRICARRLGEPCNHLSVCDRSQGLICDYSDAHLGRGGTCNFEEGDDSCKVNGKVYQDGEVFQPSCKIQCRCSDGGFTCVPLCSEDVRLPTPDCPHPRRVVVPGKCCQEWICERQDSHFLQDAKPVLRPPGTASASFPYPCEEWSTEWSTCSATCGMGISTRVSNQNRYCRFETHQRLCMLRPCQALPGTSNTRARGGGL, from the exons GTGTGTACTCAGCTCTGCCGGACACCATGTTACTGCCCCTGGATCCCGCCCCGCTGCCCTCCTGGCTCCCCTCTGGTTCTGGACGGATGCGGCTGCTGCAGGATATGCGCGCGACGGCTGGGAGAGCCCTGCAATCACCTCAGTGTGTGTGATCGGAGCCAGGGCCTCATCTGTGATTACAGTGATGCCcacctggggagaggaggaacctGCAACT TTGAGGAGGGAGATGACAGCTGCAAGGTGAATGGAAAGGTCTATCAAGACGGTGAGGTGTTCCAGCCCAGCTGTAAGATCCAGTGCCGCTGCTCAGATGGAGGTTTCACCTGCGTTCCCCTCTGCAGCGAGGATGTCCGCCTGCCCACTCCGGACTGTCCCCATCCGAGGCGTGTGGTGGTCCCAGGGAAGTGCTGTCAGGAATGGATCTGTGAGAGGCAAGACAGTCACTTCCTTCAGGATGCCAAGCCAG TGCTTAGGCCACCTGGGACCGCATCAGCAAGCTTTCCCTACCCCTGTGAAGAATGGAGCACAGAGTGGAGTACCTGCTCTGCAACCTGTGGCATGGGGATTTCTACACGGGTGTCAAACCAGAATCGGTACTGCAGGTTCGAAACTCACCAACGCCTGTGCATGCTTAGACCCTGCCAGGCTCTCCCAGGAACTTCTAATACA AGGGCAAGAGGAGGTGGTTTGTAG